In the Pseudonocardia cypriaca genome, one interval contains:
- a CDS encoding TetR/AcrR family transcriptional regulator: MTTDTHGRVRRRPALTRDEVLTTALRLIDADGVDALSMRRIGKALDRDPMRLYRFASSKEELLDGVVELVLGELRIPVTDGASWEEVLRATARSFRNIALSHPHVVPLLVTRPLATPLALRPLGTLRPLEQLLELLISAGFDRRGALHAYRLYTGFLQGHVLNELQERVHDPDETDDLLRLGLHRLPVREFPRIRSLAAELAAYDGLQELDEGLDVVIGGLRRQLDANTERPQ, encoded by the coding sequence ATGACCACCGACACACACGGTCGTGTCCGACGGCGACCGGCGCTGACGCGCGACGAGGTACTCACCACCGCGTTGCGGCTCATCGACGCCGACGGCGTGGACGCCCTGTCGATGCGCCGCATCGGCAAGGCGCTCGACCGCGACCCGATGCGCCTCTACCGGTTCGCGTCGAGCAAGGAGGAGCTGCTCGACGGCGTCGTCGAGCTCGTACTCGGCGAGCTGCGCATCCCCGTCACCGACGGCGCGAGCTGGGAGGAGGTGCTGCGGGCAACCGCGCGCAGCTTCCGCAACATCGCGCTCTCCCACCCCCACGTCGTGCCGCTGCTGGTCACCCGGCCGCTCGCCACCCCACTCGCACTGCGCCCGCTCGGCACGCTGCGCCCGCTGGAGCAGCTGCTCGAACTCCTCATAAGTGCGGGCTTCGACCGGCGCGGCGCCCTGCACGCCTACCGGCTCTACACGGGATTCCTGCAGGGCCACGTGCTCAACGAGCTGCAGGAGCGCGTGCACGACCCCGACGAGACCGACGACCTGCTCCGGCTCGGGCTCCACCGGCTCCCCGTGCGGGAGTTCCCCCGGATCCGCTCACTCGCCGCCGAGCTCGCCGCCTACGACGGGCTGCAGGAGCTCGACGAGGGCCTCGACGTGGTGATCGGCGGGCTGCGCCGCCAGCTGGACGCGAACACCGAACGTCCGCAATGA
- a CDS encoding class I SAM-dependent methyltransferase — MTDIRPYRPQAPGMEGPIARWYARIRGTATQLATVRAQAAALTAGLPQDARVLEVAPGPGYLAVEMARFGFDVTGVDLSATFVQLATDAARRAGVEARFLRADAADLPLPDASVDLVVCQAAFKNFGRPVAALDEMHRVLRPGGTAVIGDMNRDATAADIHREVAAMGLGRLNTAFTRMALSGLRRRAYAADHFRVTAAASAFGSCEVRVDGLSLEVRLSRTA, encoded by the coding sequence ATGACCGACATCCGCCCGTACCGCCCGCAGGCACCGGGCATGGAAGGCCCGATCGCCCGCTGGTACGCCCGCATCCGCGGCACCGCGACGCAGCTCGCCACCGTCCGGGCGCAGGCCGCCGCCCTGACCGCCGGCCTGCCGCAGGACGCCCGCGTCCTCGAGGTCGCCCCCGGGCCCGGCTACCTCGCCGTCGAGATGGCCCGCTTCGGGTTCGACGTCACGGGCGTCGACCTGAGCGCCACCTTCGTCCAGCTCGCCACCGATGCGGCCCGCCGCGCCGGCGTGGAGGCCCGGTTCCTCCGCGCCGATGCCGCCGACCTCCCCCTGCCCGACGCCTCGGTCGACCTGGTGGTCTGCCAGGCCGCGTTCAAGAACTTCGGACGCCCCGTGGCCGCGCTCGACGAGATGCACCGCGTGCTCCGCCCCGGCGGCACGGCGGTGATCGGTGACATGAACCGCGACGCCACGGCCGCGGACATCCACCGTGAGGTCGCCGCCATGGGACTCGGACGCCTCAACACCGCGTTCACGCGGATGGCCCTGTCCGGCCTACGGCGGCGCGCCTACGCGGCCGACCACTTCCGTGTCACCGCAGCGGCGAGCGCCTTCGGCTCGTGCGAGGTGCGGGTCGACGGCCTGAGCCTGGAGGTCCGCCTCTCCCGCACCGCCTGA
- a CDS encoding NlpC/P60 family protein, with protein sequence MRLVRNRRTLVLALLVAVLGGALSGTGTALAQPAPPPNPSDDDLRHSREAVNARAGDVARLTAELAELDSMTDDLQAALAAQRETAEAALVDLQAAQDAAAAAKRRAEAARIETQAATVAIDQARSRLDEIVSSTYLQGLDAGPLGLITDATSPEDLLARAEYTDLVARTQLQAQEGLERARVDKANADSSARAALDGAKKAEAAARAAKAVADEAVAVAQAAARAQAEQLAQVAAQRAGVQRQLDAAQSADAGLRAQRQRFDDWQRRMAEERAARERAERDAAAARVAVEGRADSLRGGAAVRRVIDRAMSQIGVQYVWGGGNGRGPSTGIPDAFGSPLNRVGFDCSGLMQYAFSGVGISLPRVSRNQFHAGDRVPVSDVRPGDLIFYQNPGAPIHHVAMYVGNGRMIEAPYTGGNVRVVPMRTRGLLPQAARVL encoded by the coding sequence GTGCGGCTCGTGCGGAATCGACGCACGCTCGTGCTGGCCCTGCTGGTGGCCGTACTGGGTGGAGCGCTGAGCGGAACGGGCACGGCGCTGGCCCAGCCGGCACCACCGCCGAACCCCAGCGACGACGACCTGCGGCACAGCCGGGAGGCCGTGAACGCGCGTGCCGGTGACGTCGCACGGCTGACGGCCGAGCTCGCCGAGCTCGACAGCATGACCGACGATCTGCAGGCGGCGCTCGCGGCGCAGCGCGAGACCGCCGAGGCGGCGCTCGTGGACCTGCAGGCCGCGCAGGACGCCGCGGCGGCGGCGAAGAGGCGGGCCGAGGCGGCGCGGATCGAGACGCAGGCCGCTACGGTCGCGATCGACCAGGCGCGGTCCCGGCTCGACGAGATCGTGTCCAGCACCTACTTGCAGGGGCTCGACGCGGGGCCGCTCGGGCTGATCACCGACGCCACGAGCCCCGAGGACCTGCTGGCGCGCGCCGAGTACACCGACCTGGTCGCGCGCACCCAGCTTCAGGCCCAGGAGGGTCTGGAACGCGCGCGCGTCGACAAGGCCAACGCCGACTCCTCCGCACGGGCGGCCCTGGACGGTGCGAAGAAGGCCGAGGCCGCGGCCAGGGCGGCCAAGGCGGTTGCGGACGAGGCGGTTGCGGTCGCCCAGGCGGCCGCCCGCGCCCAGGCGGAGCAGCTGGCCCAGGTGGCGGCGCAGCGGGCGGGCGTGCAGCGGCAGCTCGACGCGGCGCAGTCGGCCGACGCGGGCCTGCGCGCGCAACGCCAGCGGTTCGACGACTGGCAGCGGCGGATGGCGGAGGAGCGCGCGGCGCGGGAGCGGGCCGAGCGGGACGCCGCCGCTGCGCGTGTGGCCGTCGAGGGGCGCGCGGACAGCCTGCGGGGCGGTGCCGCGGTGCGGCGCGTGATCGACCGGGCGATGTCGCAGATCGGGGTGCAGTACGTGTGGGGCGGCGGCAACGGCCGCGGCCCGAGCACCGGTATCCCCGACGCGTTCGGGTCGCCGCTCAACCGCGTCGGCTTCGACTGCTCCGGCCTGATGCAGTACGCCTTCAGTGGCGTCGGGATCTCCCTGCCGCGGGTGAGCCGCAACCAGTTCCACGCAGGTGACCGGGTGCCGGTCTCCGATGTGCGCCCGGGCGACCTGATCTTCTACCAGAACCCGGGCGCCCCGATCCACCACGTCGCGATGTACGTCGGCAACGGCCGGATGATCGAGGCGCCCTACACCGGCGGGAACGTGCGCGTGGTCCCGATGCGCACGAGAGGGCTGCTGCCCCAGGCGGCGCGCGTGCTCTGA
- a CDS encoding AAA family ATPase has translation MSVQESVPSPASEGERLERVVFEIKRVIVGQDRLVERMLVGLLARGHLLLEGVPGVAKTLAVETVAKVVGGTFSRLQFTPDLVPADILGTRIYRQGREEFDVELGPVVANFVLADEINRAPAKVQSAMLEVMAERHLSIGGQTFPMPDPFLVLATQNPIENEGVYPLPEAQRDRFLFKIIVEYPGVEEEREIVYRMGAEPPVAQQVIDPVELTRLQKVATRVFVHHALVDYVVRLVVATRTPGEHGLSDIANWVSYGASPRATLGIVAAARALALIRGRDYVLPQDVLDVGPDVLRHRLVLSYDAVADQVPMDHIISRVLATVPLPQVTARPQSGPAPYPAGSSA, from the coding sequence GTGAGCGTGCAGGAGTCCGTCCCGAGCCCGGCGAGCGAAGGGGAGCGCCTGGAGCGCGTCGTCTTCGAGATCAAGCGCGTGATCGTCGGTCAGGACCGGTTGGTCGAGCGGATGCTCGTCGGCCTCCTGGCCCGCGGCCACCTCCTCCTGGAGGGAGTGCCGGGCGTCGCGAAGACCCTTGCGGTCGAGACGGTCGCGAAGGTCGTGGGAGGCACGTTCTCGCGCCTGCAGTTCACCCCGGACCTGGTGCCCGCCGACATCCTCGGCACCCGCATCTACCGGCAGGGGCGCGAGGAGTTCGACGTCGAGCTCGGCCCGGTGGTGGCCAACTTCGTGCTGGCCGACGAGATCAACCGCGCCCCGGCGAAGGTGCAGTCGGCGATGCTCGAGGTGATGGCCGAGCGGCACCTGTCGATCGGCGGCCAGACGTTCCCGATGCCCGACCCGTTCCTGGTGCTCGCCACGCAGAACCCCATCGAGAACGAGGGCGTGTACCCGCTGCCCGAGGCGCAGCGCGACCGGTTCCTCTTCAAGATCATCGTCGAGTACCCGGGCGTCGAGGAGGAGCGGGAGATCGTCTACCGGATGGGCGCCGAGCCGCCCGTCGCCCAGCAGGTGATCGACCCCGTAGAGCTCACGCGGCTGCAGAAGGTGGCCACCCGGGTGTTCGTGCACCACGCGCTCGTCGACTACGTGGTGCGCCTCGTGGTCGCCACCCGCACGCCGGGGGAGCACGGCCTGTCCGACATCGCCAACTGGGTGTCCTACGGTGCGTCGCCGCGCGCCACGCTCGGCATCGTGGCGGCGGCGCGCGCGCTCGCGTTGATCCGCGGCCGCGACTACGTGCTGCCGCAGGACGTGCTCGACGTGGGGCCCGACGTGCTGCGCCACCGGCTCGTGCTGTCCTACGACGCGGTCGCCGACCAGGTGCCGATGGATCACATCATCTCCCGGGTGCTCGCCACGGTGCCGCTGCCGCAGGTCACCGCCCGGCCGCAGAGCGGCCCCGCGCCGTATCCGGCGGGCAGCTCGGCGTGA
- a CDS encoding PadR family transcriptional regulator, which translates to MARKVRNLLGLAVLAAVAERPMHPYEMATVIRERGKERDMGLKWGSLYTVVGNLHRHGFIEVAENARDGARPERTVYRITGDGRRELQDWVRELIAVPVHEPPRFEAGLSVWVALDPDEVIGLLRQRLARLDEENAAQRAALEAHRRQVPRMFLVEAEYDLALREADAEFTRGLLDELARGAFPDLRQWRDWHAEGGDLTGN; encoded by the coding sequence ATGGCCCGCAAGGTGCGCAACCTGCTCGGGCTCGCCGTGCTCGCCGCCGTCGCCGAACGGCCGATGCACCCCTACGAGATGGCCACCGTGATCCGCGAGCGCGGCAAGGAACGAGACATGGGCCTCAAGTGGGGCTCGCTCTACACGGTGGTGGGCAACCTCCACCGCCACGGGTTCATCGAGGTCGCCGAGAACGCCCGCGACGGTGCTCGGCCGGAGCGCACCGTCTACCGGATCACCGGCGACGGCCGCCGCGAGCTGCAGGACTGGGTTCGTGAGCTCATCGCCGTGCCCGTCCACGAGCCGCCCCGCTTCGAGGCCGGGCTCTCCGTGTGGGTCGCGCTCGACCCCGACGAGGTCATCGGGCTGCTGCGACAGCGACTGGCCCGGCTCGACGAGGAGAACGCCGCCCAGCGCGCAGCGCTCGAGGCCCACCGGCGGCAGGTCCCCCGCATGTTCCTCGTCGAGGCGGAGTACGACCTCGCCCTCCGCGAGGCCGACGCCGAGTTCACCCGCGGGCTGCTCGACGAGCTGGCGCGCGGCGCCTTCCCCGACCTCCGGCAGTGGCGCGACTGGCACGCGGAGGGAGGAGACCTCACCGGCAACTGA
- a CDS encoding aconitate hydratase has protein sequence MSTDSFGAKGTIQAGGSEHEIFRLSAVEGAERLPFSLKVLLENLLRTEDGANVTADHIRALANWDPSAEPDTEIQFTPARVVMQDFTGVPCVVDLATMREAVTELGGDPAKVNPLAPAELVIDHSVIIDVFGRPDAFERNVDFEYQRNKERYQFLRWGQGAFSEFKVVPPGTGIVHQVNIEHLARVVMTRNGQAYPDTLVGTDSHTTMVNGLGVLGWGVGGIEAEAAMLGQPVSMLIPRVVGFKLTGEIPAGATATDVVLTITEMLRKHGVVGKFVEFYGEGVGAVPLANRATIGNMSPEFGSTAAIFPIDEETVRYLKFTGRPDAQVELVEAYAKEQGLWHDPSREAAYSETLELDLSTVVPSIAGPKRPQDRIALSEAKEAFRGAIVDYVDHGADDPDDAAGAVSSVDESVEETFPASDPASPSAHGNGDGGKPRTAVSAAAGATGRPTKPTLVTTADGTSFELDHGAVVISSITSCTNTSNPSVMLGAALLAKNAVDKGLAVKPWVKTSMAPGSKVVTDYYEKAGLWPYLEKLGYHLVGYGCTTCIGNSGPLAEEISAAVNEADLAVVSVLSGNRNFEGRINPDVKMNYLASPPLVIAYGLAGTMDFDFETQPLGQDTDGNDVFLRDIWPSPQDVQTTIDNSINQAMFTKDYADVFAGDERWRSLPTPEGDTFEWDPESTYVRKPPYFEGMQPEPSPVQDISGARVLAVLGDSVTTDHISPAGSIKEDTPAGQYLREHGVEKRDFNSYGSRRGNHEVMIRGTFANIRLRNLLLDGVSGGYTRDFTQDGGPQAFIYDAAQNYAAQGTPLVVLGGKEYGSGSSRDWAAKGTALLGVKAVIVESYERIHRSNLIGMGVLPLQFPQGESASSLGLDGTETFDISGVTALDEGSTPRTVHVTATKESGEKIEFDATVRIDTPGEADYYRNGGIMQYVLRGMLRS, from the coding sequence ATGAGCACCGACAGCTTCGGAGCGAAAGGGACCATCCAGGCCGGCGGGTCGGAGCACGAGATCTTCCGGCTGTCCGCCGTCGAGGGGGCCGAGCGCCTCCCGTTCAGCCTCAAGGTGCTGCTCGAGAACCTCCTGCGCACCGAGGACGGCGCCAACGTCACCGCCGACCACATCCGCGCCCTCGCCAACTGGGACCCCTCGGCCGAGCCGGACACCGAGATCCAGTTCACGCCCGCGCGCGTGGTGATGCAGGACTTCACCGGCGTGCCCTGCGTGGTCGACCTCGCCACCATGCGGGAGGCCGTCACCGAGCTCGGCGGCGACCCGGCCAAGGTCAACCCCCTCGCCCCCGCCGAGCTGGTCATCGACCACTCGGTGATCATCGACGTCTTCGGCCGCCCGGACGCCTTCGAGCGCAACGTCGACTTCGAGTACCAGCGCAACAAGGAGCGCTACCAGTTCCTCCGCTGGGGCCAGGGCGCGTTCAGCGAGTTCAAGGTCGTGCCGCCGGGCACCGGCATCGTGCACCAGGTCAACATCGAGCACCTGGCCCGCGTCGTCATGACCAGGAACGGCCAGGCCTACCCCGACACGCTCGTGGGCACCGACTCGCACACCACGATGGTCAACGGCCTCGGCGTGCTCGGCTGGGGCGTCGGTGGCATCGAGGCCGAGGCCGCCATGCTCGGCCAGCCCGTCTCGATGCTCATCCCCCGCGTGGTCGGCTTCAAGCTCACCGGCGAGATCCCGGCGGGCGCCACCGCCACCGACGTGGTCCTGACGATCACCGAGATGCTGCGCAAGCACGGCGTGGTGGGCAAGTTCGTCGAGTTCTACGGTGAGGGCGTCGGCGCCGTGCCGCTCGCCAACCGGGCCACGATCGGCAACATGAGCCCCGAGTTCGGCTCCACCGCGGCGATCTTCCCGATCGACGAGGAGACCGTCCGCTACCTGAAGTTCACCGGCCGGCCCGACGCCCAGGTCGAGCTCGTCGAGGCCTACGCCAAGGAGCAGGGCCTCTGGCACGACCCGTCCCGCGAGGCCGCCTACTCGGAGACCCTCGAGCTGGACCTGTCCACGGTCGTCCCCTCGATCGCCGGGCCGAAGCGGCCGCAGGACCGCATCGCCCTGTCGGAGGCCAAGGAGGCGTTCCGGGGAGCCATCGTCGACTACGTCGACCACGGCGCCGACGACCCGGACGACGCGGCGGGCGCGGTCTCCTCGGTCGACGAGTCGGTCGAGGAGACGTTCCCGGCCAGTGACCCGGCCAGCCCCAGCGCGCACGGCAACGGTGACGGCGGGAAGCCGCGGACCGCGGTCTCCGCGGCCGCCGGCGCGACGGGCCGCCCGACGAAGCCGACCCTGGTGACGACGGCGGACGGAACGTCCTTCGAGCTCGACCACGGCGCCGTCGTGATCTCCTCGATCACCTCGTGCACCAACACCTCGAACCCCTCGGTGATGCTCGGCGCTGCGCTGCTCGCCAAGAACGCCGTCGACAAGGGCCTCGCCGTCAAGCCGTGGGTCAAGACGTCCATGGCGCCGGGCTCCAAGGTCGTCACCGACTACTACGAGAAGGCCGGCCTCTGGCCGTACCTGGAGAAGCTGGGCTACCACCTGGTCGGCTACGGCTGCACCACCTGCATCGGCAACTCCGGCCCGCTTGCCGAGGAGATCTCGGCCGCCGTCAACGAGGCCGACCTCGCGGTCGTGTCCGTGCTGTCGGGCAACCGCAACTTCGAGGGCCGGATCAACCCCGACGTCAAGATGAACTACCTGGCCTCGCCGCCGCTGGTCATCGCGTACGGGCTCGCCGGCACGATGGACTTCGACTTCGAGACCCAGCCGCTCGGCCAGGACACCGACGGCAACGACGTCTTCCTGCGCGACATCTGGCCCTCGCCGCAGGACGTGCAGACGACGATCGACAACTCGATCAACCAGGCGATGTTCACCAAGGACTACGCCGACGTCTTCGCGGGCGACGAGCGGTGGCGCTCGCTGCCCACGCCCGAGGGCGACACCTTCGAATGGGACCCCGAGTCCACCTACGTCCGCAAGCCCCCGTACTTCGAGGGCATGCAGCCGGAGCCGTCGCCGGTGCAGGACATCTCGGGCGCCCGGGTGCTCGCGGTGCTCGGCGACTCGGTCACGACCGACCACATCTCCCCCGCCGGCTCCATCAAGGAGGACACGCCGGCCGGGCAGTACCTGCGCGAGCACGGCGTGGAGAAGCGGGACTTCAACTCCTACGGCTCCCGCCGCGGCAACCACGAGGTGATGATCCGCGGGACGTTCGCCAACATCCGGCTGCGCAACCTGCTGCTGGATGGCGTCTCGGGCGGCTACACCCGGGACTTCACCCAGGACGGCGGGCCGCAGGCGTTCATCTACGACGCCGCGCAGAACTACGCCGCCCAGGGCACTCCCCTGGTCGTACTCGGCGGCAAGGAGTACGGCTCCGGCTCGTCCCGCGACTGGGCGGCCAAGGGCACCGCGCTCCTGGGCGTCAAGGCGGTCATCGTGGAGAGCTACGAGCGCATCCACCGCTCCAACCTGATCGGGATGGGCGTGCTGCCGCTGCAGTTCCCGCAGGGGGAGTCGGCGAGCTCGCTGGGCCTCGACGGCACCGAGACGTTCGACATCAGCGGGGTCACCGCCCTCGACGAGGGTTCGACGCCGCGGACCGTGCACGTCACGGCCACCAAGGAGTCCGGCGAGAAGATCGAGTTCGACGCCACCGTCCGCATCGACACGCCCGGCGAGGCGGACTACTACCGGAACGGCGGGATCATGCAGTACGTCCTGCGTGGCATGCTGCGGAGCTGA
- a CDS encoding VWA domain-containing protein, translated as MFSHPWWLLLLVVVAVLLVGYVLLLRRRRRDTIRFTNLDLLDRVAPKRPGWYRHLPAAALVAALAVLTIALAGPQAEARVPRNRATVVLVVDVSLSMQATDVEPNRLAAAQVAAKAFAEQLTPGINLGLVSFAGTAAVLVSPTVDREPVKRAVDGLKLSESTATGEAIFAAIQSVETFSQAIAGAGADGPPPARIVLMSDGKQTVPGGVMPEEEPRGAFTAARAAAEAGIPVSTISFGTDYGTIEINPGERTPVAVDDASMRQIAELSGGQFFTAASESELRQVYADLSDQIGYEVRRVDVSRPWLAGGALLLVVGLGAGIALGRRLP; from the coding sequence ATGTTCTCGCACCCGTGGTGGCTGCTGCTGCTCGTCGTCGTGGCGGTGCTGCTGGTCGGCTACGTGCTGCTGCTGCGCAGGCGCCGCCGCGACACGATCCGCTTCACCAACCTGGATCTGCTGGACCGGGTCGCCCCGAAGCGGCCGGGCTGGTACCGGCACCTCCCCGCGGCCGCGCTCGTCGCCGCGCTCGCCGTGCTCACCATCGCGCTGGCCGGCCCGCAGGCGGAGGCACGGGTGCCGCGCAACCGGGCCACCGTCGTGCTGGTCGTGGACGTGTCGCTGTCGATGCAGGCCACCGACGTGGAGCCGAACCGGTTGGCGGCCGCGCAGGTCGCCGCCAAGGCGTTCGCCGAACAGCTGACGCCCGGGATCAACCTGGGCCTCGTGTCGTTCGCCGGCACGGCCGCGGTGCTGGTGTCGCCCACCGTCGACCGGGAGCCGGTCAAGCGGGCGGTCGACGGGCTGAAGCTGTCGGAGTCGACCGCCACCGGTGAGGCGATCTTCGCGGCGATCCAGTCGGTGGAGACGTTCTCGCAGGCCATCGCGGGGGCCGGGGCGGACGGGCCGCCGCCGGCACGGATCGTGCTGATGAGCGACGGCAAGCAGACCGTTCCCGGTGGCGTGATGCCCGAGGAGGAGCCGCGCGGGGCGTTCACCGCGGCACGCGCGGCCGCGGAGGCCGGGATCCCGGTGTCCACGATCTCCTTCGGCACCGACTACGGCACGATCGAGATCAACCCGGGGGAGCGCACGCCCGTGGCCGTCGACGACGCGTCGATGCGCCAGATCGCCGAACTGTCCGGTGGCCAGTTCTTCACGGCGGCCAGCGAGAGCGAGCTGCGGCAGGTGTACGCCGATCTGTCGGACCAGATCGGCTACGAGGTCCGGCGGGTCGACGTCAGCAGGCCGTGGCTGGCAGGGGGCGCGTTGCTCCTGGTGGTGGGCCTCGGTGCCGGCATCGCCCTGGGACGCCGGCTGCCCTGA
- a CDS encoding DUF58 domain-containing protein yields the protein MEAALRTLELTVRGRLDGLLQGNHLGLVPGPGSEPGESRLYVPGDDVRHMDWAATARTTSPHVRETMADRELETWVVMDLSASLDFGTATCEKRDLAIAALGAVTHLTRGGGNRIGVLVATGEKLVRIPARGGLAHAQGMLRRVATTPRAPEGTRGDLAAAVEQLRRPPRRRGLAVVISDFLGEPDWERPLRALSARHELLAVEVLDPRELELPDVGTVVLADPESGRQREVTITPLLAREFSAAAAEHREQVAAALRRCGAAHLTLRTDSDWIADVVRFVLARKRAWSGGR from the coding sequence ATGGAGGCCGCGCTGCGCACGCTGGAGCTCACCGTGCGCGGCCGACTGGACGGGCTGCTGCAGGGCAACCACCTCGGGCTGGTGCCAGGACCGGGCAGCGAGCCCGGCGAGTCGCGGCTCTACGTGCCGGGCGACGACGTCCGGCACATGGACTGGGCGGCCACCGCCCGCACCACGTCGCCGCACGTGCGCGAGACGATGGCCGACCGCGAGCTGGAGACGTGGGTCGTGATGGACCTGTCCGCCAGCCTCGACTTCGGCACCGCCACCTGCGAGAAGCGCGATCTCGCGATCGCGGCGCTCGGCGCCGTCACCCACCTCACCCGCGGCGGCGGCAACCGGATCGGTGTGCTCGTCGCCACGGGGGAGAAGCTCGTCCGCATCCCGGCTCGCGGTGGCCTGGCCCACGCCCAGGGCATGTTGCGGCGCGTAGCGACCACCCCGCGTGCGCCCGAGGGCACCCGCGGCGACCTCGCGGCGGCCGTCGAGCAGCTGCGCCGCCCGCCGCGTCGCCGCGGGCTCGCGGTCGTGATCTCCGACTTCCTCGGCGAGCCGGACTGGGAGCGCCCGCTGCGGGCGCTGTCGGCACGGCACGAGCTGCTCGCCGTCGAGGTGCTCGACCCGCGGGAGCTGGAGCTGCCCGACGTCGGCACCGTCGTACTGGCCGACCCGGAGTCCGGGCGGCAGCGGGAGGTGACGATCACGCCGTTGCTGGCGCGCGAGTTCTCGGCCGCTGCGGCCGAGCACCGGGAGCAGGTCGCGGCCGCGCTGCGCCGGTGCGGGGCGGCGCACCTCACGCTGCGCACCGACTCGGACTGGATCGCCGACGTCGTGCGATTCGTCCTCGCGCGCAAGCGCGCATGGTCGGGAGGGCGGTAG
- a CDS encoding cold-shock protein, which produces MAQGTVKWFNGEKGFGFIATDGGGADVFVHYSEINAGGFRSLEEGQRVEFEVGQGAKGPQATGVRVI; this is translated from the coding sequence ATGGCACAGGGAACTGTGAAGTGGTTCAACGGCGAGAAGGGCTTCGGCTTCATCGCCACCGACGGCGGCGGCGCTGACGTCTTCGTGCACTACTCGGAGATCAACGCCGGCGGCTTCCGCAGCCTCGAAGAGGGACAGCGCGTGGAGTTCGAGGTCGGCCAGGGCGCGAAGGGCCCGCAGGCCACCGGCGTGCGCGTCATCTGA
- a CDS encoding arginase family protein, whose product MPDAQVVVIGVASSAGTHHAGQDQAPAALRAGGFVERLRAAGVTVEDRGDLLHEVFTADEMGSTARNLSAVARVARAVADVVDAVLAQHALPLVLGGDCTITLGVVAGAQRRDRTVGLLYLDGDADLATPETTGSGVLDAMGIAHLLGLADTELARLGAGPPMLTDERLALIGYDETDPETFKADVLHNRPDLVRFADHQVRADPAGCARAALNALRRHTSSLVVHFDVDAVDSRDLPLANFPHYGTGISLAAAGEVLAVLCGAPTLAAVVLTEVNPSYDPTGHQLTRYLDTVTGAITRGLAGR is encoded by the coding sequence ATGCCGGATGCTCAGGTGGTCGTGATCGGAGTGGCCAGCAGTGCGGGTACGCACCACGCGGGCCAGGACCAGGCCCCTGCGGCCTTGCGAGCCGGCGGGTTCGTCGAGCGGCTACGGGCCGCAGGCGTGACCGTCGAGGACCGTGGCGATCTCCTCCACGAGGTCTTCACCGCCGACGAGATGGGCTCCACGGCCCGCAACCTGAGCGCGGTCGCCCGCGTCGCGCGGGCCGTGGCCGACGTCGTCGACGCGGTGCTGGCCCAGCACGCGCTACCGCTGGTGCTGGGCGGCGACTGCACCATCACCCTCGGCGTCGTCGCGGGCGCCCAGCGCCGGGACCGCACCGTCGGCCTCCTCTACCTCGACGGCGACGCCGACCTGGCCACCCCGGAGACGACCGGGAGCGGCGTGCTCGACGCCATGGGCATCGCCCACCTGCTCGGCCTCGCCGACACCGAGCTGGCCCGCCTGGGCGCCGGTCCGCCGATGCTGACCGACGAGCGGCTCGCCCTCATCGGCTACGACGAGACCGATCCCGAGACGTTCAAGGCCGACGTGCTGCACAACCGGCCCGACCTGGTCCGGTTCGCCGACCACCAGGTCCGCGCCGATCCCGCCGGCTGCGCGCGGGCAGCACTGAACGCGCTGCGGCGACACACGTCGAGCCTGGTCGTCCACTTCGACGTGGACGCCGTGGACTCCCGGGACCTGCCGCTGGCCAACTTCCCCCACTACGGCACCGGGATCTCCCTCGCCGCGGCAGGCGAGGTGCTGGCCGTCCTGTGCGGCGCACCGACGCTCGCCGCCGTCGTCCTGACGGAGGTCAACCCCAGCTACGACCCCACCGGCCACCAGCTCACCCGCTACCTCGACACCGTCACCGGCGCGATCACGCGCGGCCTCGCAGGGCGGTGA